One region of Microbacterium sp. M28 genomic DNA includes:
- a CDS encoding ATP-binding protein: MKIADITHEYVNEPGSATPLPAEFSSPLPRDRYASIGQTEEYYERMRSLLGAERMQEALHALGDLAEDPTRLDFFREHDVVSSSLMREVSAATIKNKFRRMVLSGGGNAAYDFVYARPSQSPLPVPDTTLEFEVVPGSTPPSNVHALIGRNGSGKTTILRSMARALLGGGIVTPKDGSFRSRDGGSLDIANLVYVSFSAFDEAELPVLDKQLQWSVPYSYVGLQYIPGHEPDPPGPELPEPLTMEKATRPPSALGTDFAASAKNVIAKGWRESWLTALRTLESDPNFHEAEVSQLASESADEDRIVADALALWQTLSTGHKIVLLTITRLVETVVERTLVLADEPEGHLHPPLLAALIRAISDLLQERNGVAIVATHSPVVLQEVPRKCAYKLLRVGRSQSAERPTIETFGESVGMLSSEVFSLELSDSGFHRMLTAAALQLGSYEAVVDHFHGELGFEARALLRSWFAAQRV; encoded by the coding sequence GTGAAGATCGCTGACATCACCCACGAGTATGTGAACGAGCCTGGATCGGCTACGCCGCTTCCAGCTGAGTTCAGCTCCCCGTTGCCTCGTGACCGGTACGCGTCGATTGGTCAGACGGAGGAATACTACGAGCGTATGCGTTCCCTTCTGGGCGCGGAGCGGATGCAAGAAGCGCTGCACGCTCTTGGCGACCTCGCGGAGGATCCGACTCGACTTGACTTTTTCCGAGAGCATGATGTCGTCTCGTCATCGTTGATGCGCGAGGTCTCCGCGGCGACCATCAAGAACAAGTTCCGTCGGATGGTCCTCAGTGGAGGTGGTAATGCCGCGTACGACTTCGTCTATGCGCGCCCGTCGCAGAGTCCGCTCCCAGTCCCGGACACGACACTAGAGTTCGAGGTTGTGCCTGGCTCCACGCCTCCGAGTAATGTGCACGCGCTCATCGGGCGAAACGGGAGTGGAAAGACCACAATCCTTCGCTCAATGGCGAGGGCGCTCTTGGGTGGGGGAATAGTCACTCCCAAGGACGGCAGCTTCCGATCCCGAGATGGAGGCAGCCTGGACATAGCGAATCTCGTCTATGTCTCCTTCAGTGCGTTCGATGAAGCGGAGCTGCCCGTCCTCGACAAGCAACTCCAGTGGAGTGTGCCTTATTCGTACGTTGGGCTGCAGTACATACCGGGCCACGAGCCTGACCCGCCCGGCCCCGAACTGCCAGAGCCGCTGACGATGGAGAAGGCGACGAGGCCGCCTTCAGCGCTCGGCACAGACTTCGCCGCGAGCGCCAAGAATGTGATCGCGAAGGGGTGGCGTGAATCATGGCTCACGGCGCTTCGCACTCTAGAGTCCGATCCCAACTTTCACGAGGCCGAAGTCTCGCAACTCGCCTCCGAATCGGCGGATGAAGATCGCATCGTCGCTGACGCATTGGCGCTGTGGCAGACTCTCAGCACCGGACACAAGATAGTGCTGCTTACGATCACGCGCCTCGTCGAGACAGTGGTCGAGCGGACGCTGGTCCTGGCCGACGAGCCCGAGGGCCACCTGCATCCGCCGCTCCTGGCCGCGTTGATCCGCGCCATTTCGGACCTGCTGCAGGAACGCAACGGCGTCGCGATAGTCGCTACCCACTCACCTGTTGTCCTACAGGAAGTGCCCCGTAAGTGCGCTTACAAGCTTCTCCGCGTGGGGCGATCCCAATCGGCCGAGCGGCCTACGATCGAGACGTTCGGGGAGAGCGTTGGCATGCTGAGTTCCGAGGTTTTCAGCCTTGAACTCTCCGACTCTGGGTTCCATCGAATGCTGACCGCGGCAGCCCTCCAGCTAGGATCGTACGAAGCTGTGGTGGACCACTTCCACGGTGAGCTTGGCTTTGAGGCGCGCGCGCTGCTGCGGTCATGGTTTGCAGCTCAGAGGGTCTGA
- a CDS encoding HNH endonuclease translates to MADAPRQSSLVKVATFVASVGEGGKFTKLNLLEAVPGVAQADRRMRDLRSMGWVIDNYKINPNLSPDQYLLRTIGTRVDLGEKPTGQRKTITGAKRRRILDRDGHVCQSCFTAGGEEFADAPGRRATLTIGHIEPVARGGSDDDSNLRAECQRCNDEARDNTDNPPDPDEVLTQASRGSRKDKRELYLWMQQNRRSISDREQLFIKWRRLPADQRERVMNALAAQVITEEG, encoded by the coding sequence ATGGCGGATGCACCGCGGCAGTCGTCCCTTGTGAAGGTGGCCACGTTCGTGGCAAGCGTGGGTGAGGGAGGCAAGTTCACAAAGTTGAACCTGCTGGAGGCGGTGCCAGGCGTAGCGCAGGCCGACCGCCGTATGCGCGACCTTCGCTCAATGGGCTGGGTCATCGACAACTACAAGATCAATCCGAACCTCTCGCCGGACCAGTACCTGCTGCGCACCATCGGTACGCGTGTGGACCTTGGCGAGAAGCCGACCGGGCAGCGCAAGACCATCACTGGCGCAAAGCGCCGCCGCATCCTCGACCGTGATGGACACGTTTGCCAGTCATGTTTCACCGCGGGCGGCGAGGAGTTTGCGGACGCGCCCGGACGCCGCGCCACTCTCACCATCGGTCACATCGAGCCAGTCGCGCGGGGCGGATCCGATGACGACTCCAACCTGCGCGCGGAGTGTCAGCGCTGCAACGACGAGGCACGCGACAATACGGACAATCCGCCCGACCCGGACGAGGTTCTTACACAGGCCTCACGGGGCAGCCGGAAGGACAAGCGTGAGCTGTACCTGTGGATGCAGCAAAACCGCCGCTCCATCAGCGACCGGGAGCAGCTTTTCATCAAGTGGCGACGTCTTCCTGCAGATCAGCGCGAGCGGGTTATGAATGCGCTTGCCGCTCAGGTGATCACCGAAGAGGGGTGA
- a CDS encoding very short patch repair endonuclease, whose product MSACSSSVLQNQLASGKVGVRHLYSRFYRTETGHTMTDESATAPSAGRSRNMAAIRRSETKPEREFRSALHRAGYRFRKDLRMPVEGGYARPDVVFTRRRIAVFIDGCFWHSCPAHGTEPGVNRGYWGPKLQRTRERDARDNEALLADGWVVVRIWTHVPLAQSLAVFEHIFENTSRPGDARAGAPERMWRVE is encoded by the coding sequence ATGTCAGCTTGCTCATCCTCAGTGCTCCAGAATCAGTTGGCCAGTGGGAAGGTAGGTGTCAGGCATCTCTATTCTCGCTTCTATCGAACGGAAACCGGCCACACGATGACCGATGAGTCTGCGACGGCCCCGAGCGCGGGTCGGTCGCGCAACATGGCTGCGATCCGCCGGTCCGAGACCAAGCCGGAACGCGAGTTCAGGTCCGCGTTGCATCGTGCGGGCTACCGGTTCCGGAAGGACCTGCGCATGCCTGTCGAGGGCGGCTATGCCCGCCCTGACGTGGTCTTCACTCGCCGTCGTATTGCGGTGTTCATCGACGGCTGCTTCTGGCACTCGTGTCCGGCGCACGGCACTGAGCCGGGAGTTAACCGCGGCTACTGGGGACCTAAGCTGCAGCGCACGCGCGAGCGCGACGCTCGCGACAATGAAGCGCTCTTGGCCGATGGTTGGGTTGTGGTCCGCATTTGGACGCACGTCCCTCTGGCGCAGTCGCTGGCGGTCTTCGAACACATATTCGAGAATACGTCACGGCCAGGTGATGCGCGCGCAGGCGCGCCGGAGCGGATGTGGCGGGTGGAGTGA
- a CDS encoding DNA cytosine methyltransferase: protein MSKLTSVEICAGAGGQALGLHRAGFEHALAVELDPTAAETLRLNSKGRVEVGDVADPTVWSPADYEGVDLFAGGVPCPPFSLAGKQLGSSDERDLFAWAIEQVAVIQPRALLLENVRGLAAARFSGYRQRVLDRLTQLGYVADWRLIQASDFGLAQLRPRFVLVAMKPEDAAYFRWPEPRETHITVGEALRDLMGANGWKHVDEWAALANRVGPTIVGGSKKHGGADLGPTRAKAAWAALGVDGKGVADEAPGPDAPPPSVKLPRLTVEMVARLQGWREEDDWQFAGRKTSQYRQIGNAFPPPVAEAVGRAIRDALEHKGVPHEIPELSADVHDPVYRALASADGYVSIERLIEALNEFGEASVERRLAVLAQDFELDVRTTSKGTAYRLGEFKGFTGQEDHSRHAYFEAHRNKVS, encoded by the coding sequence ATGAGCAAGCTGACATCGGTCGAGATCTGTGCCGGAGCGGGCGGTCAGGCCCTTGGGCTGCACCGGGCCGGTTTCGAGCATGCCCTCGCAGTCGAGCTAGACCCGACAGCAGCAGAAACCCTGCGGCTGAACAGCAAGGGGCGCGTGGAAGTTGGCGACGTCGCCGACCCAACCGTCTGGTCCCCTGCGGACTACGAAGGGGTTGACCTTTTCGCGGGCGGAGTCCCCTGCCCGCCGTTCTCCCTCGCGGGGAAGCAGCTGGGATCTTCGGACGAGCGTGACCTTTTCGCATGGGCCATCGAGCAAGTCGCCGTCATCCAGCCGAGAGCACTGCTCCTTGAGAATGTCCGTGGGCTGGCTGCCGCACGCTTCTCCGGTTATCGACAGCGCGTCCTGGACCGGCTGACCCAACTTGGCTACGTTGCGGATTGGCGACTAATCCAGGCTTCGGACTTTGGATTGGCCCAGCTTCGGCCCCGCTTTGTGCTGGTGGCCATGAAGCCAGAAGATGCGGCCTACTTCCGGTGGCCTGAACCGCGCGAGACGCACATAACTGTCGGCGAGGCGCTGCGTGACTTGATGGGCGCTAATGGATGGAAGCACGTCGATGAGTGGGCAGCCCTTGCCAACCGCGTGGGGCCCACCATCGTCGGCGGTAGCAAGAAGCACGGCGGTGCTGACCTGGGTCCGACTCGCGCCAAGGCCGCGTGGGCGGCGCTTGGTGTCGACGGCAAGGGAGTCGCAGACGAGGCACCGGGGCCAGACGCGCCGCCACCATCCGTGAAGCTCCCCCGGCTGACGGTGGAGATGGTCGCCCGCCTGCAGGGTTGGCGCGAGGAAGATGACTGGCAGTTCGCGGGACGCAAAACCTCGCAGTATCGCCAGATCGGAAATGCCTTCCCGCCGCCCGTAGCTGAAGCAGTTGGTCGAGCTATCCGTGATGCCCTCGAGCACAAGGGCGTTCCTCACGAGATCCCTGAACTGAGCGCGGACGTCCACGACCCGGTATACAGGGCGCTTGCCTCCGCCGACGGCTACGTCAGCATAGAGCGACTTATCGAGGCGCTGAACGAGTTCGGCGAGGCTTCTGTCGAGCGACGGCTTGCCGTGCTAGCCCAAGACTTTGAGCTGGACGTACGGACAACTTCCAAGGGCACCGCGTACCGCCTCGGCGAATTCAAGGGGTTTACGGGCCAGGAGGACCACAGCCGCCACGCTTACTTCGAGGCTCACCGGAACAAGGTGAGCTAG
- a CDS encoding recombinase family protein yields the protein MTTMVGYLRVSTEEQASSGLGLDAQRDTIQRYVDAQGWDVVWYVDEGLSAKSLARPQLQAALTRLRVIPKRRDVEGIVVAKLDRLSRSVHDFSGILKLASARKWAVVAIDLGVDTSTPTGKLVANVMMSVAEWEREVIGERTSAAMQAAKRAGRHMGRVSTLPRHTGELLMSLRTRHTLADTAGQLNAAGLTTATGKPWTGNAVAKAHRRLSAVGVATTS from the coding sequence ATGACCACGATGGTCGGCTACCTGCGTGTGTCCACCGAGGAACAGGCGAGCAGCGGCCTCGGGCTCGACGCGCAGCGTGACACTATCCAGCGCTACGTGGACGCGCAGGGGTGGGACGTCGTCTGGTACGTCGATGAGGGGCTATCGGCTAAGTCCCTGGCCCGCCCGCAGCTACAAGCTGCGCTCACCCGCCTGCGCGTCATCCCTAAGCGTCGAGATGTTGAGGGGATTGTGGTGGCCAAGCTCGACCGCCTGAGCCGCAGCGTGCATGACTTCTCGGGCATCCTCAAGCTCGCCAGCGCTCGCAAGTGGGCCGTCGTGGCCATCGACCTTGGTGTGGACACCAGTACACCAACGGGCAAGCTGGTAGCCAACGTGATGATGTCTGTAGCCGAGTGGGAGCGAGAGGTCATCGGGGAGCGCACGTCAGCCGCCATGCAAGCAGCTAAGCGGGCGGGGAGGCATATGGGGCGGGTGTCAACGCTGCCGCGCCACACGGGTGAGCTTCTCATGAGCCTGCGAACCCGCCACACTCTCGCTGATACTGCAGGGCAGCTAAATGCCGCGGGGCTCACCACCGCCACCGGCAAGCCTTGGACGGGTAACGCCGTCGCGAAGGCGCACCGGCGCCTCTCTGCTGTTGGCGTGGCCACGACATCCTGA
- a CDS encoding WhiB family transcriptional regulator produces the protein MSADDAWEDLKAVLEHYAPPCSGLHLFTADSRTDDQRDACAVICGRCRIRDLCNHYAVASRVDHGFWAGIDRAGRGRGRPRTSTTDAGAVSPALITQKEEPS, from the coding sequence ATGAGCGCTGATGACGCCTGGGAAGACCTGAAGGCCGTGCTGGAACACTACGCACCGCCTTGCAGCGGCCTGCACCTGTTTACCGCCGACTCTCGAACCGACGACCAGCGGGACGCATGTGCCGTCATCTGCGGGCGCTGTCGCATCCGTGACCTGTGCAACCACTACGCCGTCGCATCGCGAGTCGATCACGGCTTCTGGGCTGGCATCGACCGGGCCGGACGTGGCAGGGGTCGCCCGCGCACATCAACCACCGACGCCGGGGCGGTATCTCCGGCACTCATAACACAGAAGGAAGAACCATCATGA
- a CDS encoding AAA family ATPase — protein sequence MTVRKKSAPVVPEADLVPEDEVQELEAEASGWVPEDFGKVLRGIVNGTLAPIEPELLAVEGAGYLLYAGRVNGIHGHSNAGKSWSALIACAQELKAGNRVVYIDYEDTTQGILERLVHNYKVPPRVIRNRFTYISPTGRFAPLVVHDLIERLSPSLVVFDSTGESLAMDGFKPNDDDDIVEWFQLAPRFVSRFGPAVLLLDHSPKNTEGDSLWPIGSQRKRSAITGVQYLQKVVTPFSKKQSGRARLVCAKDRLGNFAEGETVAELKVDVVAGRSSRFHLVAPMPRELADEIAYKARLVKICKVLAEADKPMSKTALRMAAGGDSTKAGAAIDWLVDSGYIEQSPGARGGLLHTLIRMYEAGSEDSE from the coding sequence ATGACCGTCCGCAAGAAGAGCGCGCCCGTGGTGCCGGAGGCCGACCTGGTGCCGGAGGACGAAGTGCAGGAGCTAGAAGCCGAGGCGTCGGGCTGGGTTCCGGAGGACTTCGGCAAGGTGCTGCGGGGCATCGTCAACGGCACGCTCGCACCCATCGAGCCGGAGCTACTGGCCGTCGAGGGCGCGGGGTACCTGCTGTACGCGGGGCGCGTCAATGGCATCCACGGGCACAGCAACGCCGGGAAGTCATGGTCGGCCCTGATCGCCTGCGCGCAGGAGCTCAAGGCAGGCAACCGCGTGGTCTACATCGACTACGAGGACACGACGCAGGGCATCCTGGAACGCCTGGTTCACAACTACAAGGTGCCGCCGAGGGTGATCCGTAACCGGTTCACGTACATCTCGCCTACAGGCCGGTTCGCGCCGCTGGTGGTTCATGACCTGATCGAGAGGCTGTCGCCGTCGCTGGTTGTGTTCGACTCCACGGGCGAATCGCTCGCGATGGACGGCTTCAAGCCGAACGACGATGACGACATTGTCGAGTGGTTCCAGCTGGCTCCGCGCTTCGTGTCCAGGTTCGGGCCTGCGGTGCTGCTGCTGGATCACAGCCCGAAGAACACCGAGGGTGACAGCCTCTGGCCTATCGGCAGCCAGCGCAAGCGGTCTGCAATCACCGGCGTTCAGTACTTGCAGAAGGTGGTGACGCCGTTCAGCAAGAAGCAGTCGGGCAGGGCACGGCTGGTGTGCGCGAAAGATCGCCTCGGCAACTTCGCGGAGGGCGAGACGGTAGCCGAGCTGAAGGTTGATGTGGTCGCCGGCCGGAGCAGCAGGTTCCACCTGGTGGCGCCGATGCCGCGTGAGCTTGCTGACGAGATCGCCTACAAGGCGCGGCTCGTGAAGATCTGCAAGGTGCTGGCCGAGGCCGACAAGCCCATGTCGAAGACGGCGCTGCGCATGGCAGCCGGGGGTGACTCCACGAAGGCGGGCGCTGCTATCGACTGGCTCGTTGACAGCGGATACATCGAGCAATCACCGGGTGCGCGGGGCGGGCTGCTGCACACCCTGATCCGGATGTACGAAGCCGGCTCGGAGGACTCCGAATGA
- a CDS encoding bifunctional DNA primase/polymerase — translation MTPMLRAALNLAENGWAVLPLDGKTPTTGHTPNGHLSASTDPRTIRRMWADGDWNIGCPVPDSLLVLDVDPRNGGSLEALEQRAGVELPPTLEVISGRRDGGRHLYYMRPFRQPYRGAIPAGIDLKTNGYMVMPPSVHPDTGKPYEWVYREAGHLPRQVVALMLPRTRITRRNPRATDPIALAAFVRTLQPGEKHDGLHWAARRAHEAGVDQRGLDRLIDAAEDIGMDPREARRVVESAGKGLGA, via the coding sequence ATGACTCCCATGCTGCGGGCTGCGCTCAACCTCGCTGAGAACGGATGGGCGGTGCTGCCCCTCGACGGCAAGACCCCCACCACGGGCCACACGCCGAACGGTCACCTGAGCGCCAGCACCGACCCGCGCACCATCCGGCGCATGTGGGCCGACGGCGACTGGAACATCGGCTGCCCGGTTCCTGACAGCTTGCTTGTGCTCGACGTTGACCCGCGCAATGGCGGCAGCCTCGAAGCCTTGGAGCAGCGCGCCGGGGTGGAGCTACCGCCCACGCTCGAGGTCATCAGCGGTCGCCGTGACGGCGGGCGTCACCTGTACTACATGCGCCCATTTCGGCAGCCGTACAGGGGCGCTATCCCCGCAGGCATCGACCTGAAGACGAACGGGTACATGGTCATGCCGCCGAGCGTGCATCCGGACACCGGCAAGCCCTACGAGTGGGTCTATCGCGAAGCTGGGCACCTGCCGCGTCAGGTAGTGGCGCTGATGCTGCCTCGCACCCGGATCACCCGCCGCAATCCCAGGGCCACGGACCCTATCGCGCTCGCCGCTTTCGTCCGCACCTTGCAGCCGGGGGAGAAGCATGACGGGCTGCACTGGGCCGCGCGCCGTGCACACGAGGCCGGGGTGGATCAGCGCGGGCTGGATCGCCTCATCGACGCCGCCGAGGACATCGGCATGGACCCCAGGGAGGCCCGCCGTGTGGTCGAGTCGGCCGGGAAGGGGTTGGGCGCATGA
- a CDS encoding type II secretion system F family protein: protein MTAVTDLAIAVLLGGLLAVGVLCVLATLPRWRAASLSVRIAPYVRDVVPDALLPRGILPEAGILSVSGRSGWERVRGVFERLMGGGETLRMRLAQAGSPLGASAFRGRQLACGLAGLAVGAVLVIALAVAGRMSDPTVLLPVIIGIGAAVGYDMLLTARAKGRLTRLGEELPTTLEFLALCLSAGEGLLDAIRRVAAVGSGELTDELRQVVLAVNTGSPLAEALAEMASRLQLPGLSRAVDQLIAALEHGAPLAAVLHAQAADAREDAKRSLIEQAGRKEILMLLPNTIGKTYFHGIQGNRMPQERPASAEVAQPQQCG from the coding sequence ATGACCGCCGTGACCGACCTCGCGATCGCCGTGCTGCTGGGCGGCCTGCTCGCCGTCGGCGTGCTGTGTGTCCTGGCGACGCTGCCGCGATGGCGGGCTGCGTCGTTGAGCGTACGCATCGCACCCTACGTGCGCGACGTCGTGCCGGACGCGCTGCTGCCTCGAGGAATTCTGCCCGAGGCCGGGATCCTCTCGGTGTCCGGTCGAAGCGGGTGGGAACGGGTCCGCGGCGTCTTCGAGCGGCTCATGGGCGGGGGCGAGACGTTGCGGATGCGCCTCGCTCAGGCGGGGAGTCCGCTCGGGGCGAGCGCGTTCCGAGGGCGTCAGCTGGCCTGCGGCCTCGCCGGCCTCGCCGTCGGCGCCGTGCTCGTCATCGCGTTGGCGGTCGCCGGTCGGATGTCCGACCCGACCGTACTGCTGCCGGTCATCATCGGCATCGGAGCGGCCGTGGGCTACGACATGCTGCTCACGGCCAGGGCGAAAGGCCGGCTGACCAGGTTGGGGGAGGAGCTGCCCACCACGCTCGAGTTCCTCGCGCTGTGCCTGTCGGCGGGCGAGGGGCTGCTGGATGCGATCCGTCGCGTCGCGGCCGTCGGCTCCGGCGAGCTCACCGATGAGCTGCGCCAGGTCGTGCTGGCCGTGAACACCGGGTCGCCACTGGCGGAGGCGCTGGCCGAGATGGCATCGCGCCTGCAACTGCCCGGCTTGTCGCGCGCCGTCGATCAGCTCATCGCCGCTCTCGAACACGGTGCCCCGCTCGCGGCTGTCCTGCATGCGCAGGCGGCCGATGCTCGCGAGGACGCGAAGCGCTCGCTGATCGAGCAGGCCGGGCGGAAGGAGATCCTGATGCTCCTCCCTAACACAATTGGGAAAACATACTTCCACGGAATCCAGGGGAACCGTATGCCGCAGGAGCGTCCGGCAAGCGCGGAGGTGGCGCAACCTCAGCAGTGTGGATAG
- a CDS encoding type II secretion system F family protein, translating to MTLLMGAVLAAGVLLCASPWLWPTRDSPVEQKRRAGALTRLLEEAGLGGVRSRTLVILMVAAAAVAASVVWLLTGLGALAGLAAVAAAAAPIAYLRGRRLRLRKARRGLWPDVCDLLIAGIRVGLSLPDAVAGLAESAPQAVRPGFAVFARDLQATGRFETSLDRLKGTLADPIADRIIETLRMARQVGGTDLTGVLRALSSSVRADAALRGEVEARQSWIHGAAVLGVVAPWVILGLLVMRPEGAEAYGTSEGMLVIVAGAAVSVVAYRIMIRVGRLSEPKRWFG from the coding sequence GTGACGCTGCTGATGGGTGCGGTGCTCGCGGCGGGTGTCCTGCTGTGCGCATCGCCGTGGCTCTGGCCGACGCGCGACAGTCCGGTGGAGCAGAAGCGGCGGGCCGGCGCGCTCACGCGGCTGCTCGAGGAGGCGGGCCTCGGCGGCGTCCGTTCGCGCACCCTGGTGATCCTGATGGTCGCCGCTGCGGCCGTCGCGGCATCCGTCGTCTGGCTGCTCACGGGTCTCGGCGCGCTGGCCGGGCTCGCCGCCGTCGCGGCTGCTGCCGCACCGATCGCGTATCTCCGCGGACGCCGGCTGCGGCTGCGCAAGGCGCGCCGCGGGCTCTGGCCGGACGTCTGCGACCTGCTCATCGCCGGCATCAGGGTGGGTCTGTCGCTCCCGGATGCCGTCGCCGGCCTCGCCGAGTCCGCGCCGCAGGCGGTGCGGCCCGGGTTCGCGGTGTTCGCGCGCGATCTGCAGGCCACGGGACGTTTCGAGACGAGCCTGGACCGGCTGAAGGGGACACTCGCCGATCCGATCGCCGACCGCATCATCGAGACGCTCCGGATGGCGCGACAGGTCGGCGGCACGGACTTGACCGGGGTGCTGCGTGCGCTGTCGTCGTCCGTGCGCGCCGACGCAGCGCTGCGCGGCGAGGTCGAGGCACGGCAGTCGTGGATCCACGGCGCCGCCGTGCTCGGGGTCGTCGCGCCCTGGGTGATCCTCGGCCTGCTCGTGATGCGGCCGGAGGGTGCGGAAGCCTACGGCACGTCCGAGGGCATGCTGGTGATCGTCGCCGGGGCTGCCGTATCGGTCGTCGCCTACCGGATCATGATCCGCGTCGGACGCCTCTCCGAGCCGAAGCGGTGGTTCGGATGA
- a CDS encoding CpaF family protein: protein MSHPASVVADRVRQRLRADRTDPSIDPVEARRVAQAEVRRHNDLALSRGEAMVDDEIALVREVLASVHGYGPLQPLLEDAEIEEIWINGTEQVHVARGGVTERIPMRLTDAVVRDLVERMLQSTGRRVDISQPFVDASLPDGSRLHVAIADVVRGGWAVNIRKFLPRYRTLEALVQQGAMSAEVAETLRGAMREEQSVLVSGATHAGKTTLLGALLASCASTQRIITAEETFELAVEGPDLVALQGRQASLEGTGEITLRRLVKEALRMRPDRLVIGEVRDAEALDLVLALNTGVPGAATIHANSAAEALEKLSILPLLAGRNIDRSFIAPAIASSVSLVVHCARDADGRRRIVEVLAPTGEVVEGRIITRVVHRAEAAT, encoded by the coding sequence GTGAGTCATCCAGCATCCGTCGTCGCCGACCGGGTACGGCAGCGTCTGCGCGCGGATCGCACCGATCCGTCGATCGACCCCGTGGAGGCCAGAAGGGTCGCGCAGGCCGAGGTGCGACGGCACAACGACCTCGCGCTGTCGCGCGGCGAGGCGATGGTCGACGACGAGATCGCGCTCGTACGGGAGGTGCTCGCGTCGGTCCACGGCTACGGTCCTCTCCAGCCCCTGCTCGAGGATGCCGAGATCGAGGAGATCTGGATCAACGGCACCGAACAGGTCCACGTCGCCCGCGGCGGGGTCACCGAGCGCATCCCCATGCGTCTGACGGATGCCGTGGTGCGCGACCTCGTCGAGCGGATGCTGCAGTCCACCGGGCGGCGCGTCGATATCAGTCAGCCGTTCGTGGATGCGTCGCTTCCGGACGGGTCGCGCCTGCACGTCGCGATCGCCGACGTGGTGCGCGGCGGATGGGCGGTCAACATCCGGAAGTTCCTGCCGCGATATCGGACGCTCGAGGCGCTCGTCCAGCAGGGTGCGATGTCCGCGGAGGTGGCAGAGACGCTCCGTGGCGCGATGCGCGAGGAGCAGAGCGTGCTCGTCTCCGGCGCCACCCACGCCGGTAAGACGACGCTCCTCGGCGCACTGCTGGCGTCCTGCGCCTCCACGCAGCGGATCATCACGGCCGAGGAGACGTTCGAACTCGCCGTCGAGGGACCGGATCTCGTCGCCCTTCAAGGCCGACAGGCGAGCCTCGAGGGCACCGGCGAGATCACGCTTCGCCGTCTCGTGAAGGAGGCGCTGCGCATGCGTCCCGACAGGCTCGTCATCGGCGAGGTGCGCGACGCGGAGGCGCTCGACCTGGTTCTCGCACTCAACACCGGCGTGCCAGGGGCAGCGACCATCCACGCCAACTCCGCGGCGGAGGCGCTCGAGAAGCTGTCGATCCTGCCGCTGCTGGCCGGGCGCAACATCGACCGTTCCTTCATCGCCCCCGCGATCGCCTCGTCGGTCTCGCTCGTGGTGCACTGCGCGCGGGATGCCGATGGGCGCCGCCGGATCGTCGAGGTGCTCGCGCCGACCGGTGAGGTCGTCGAGGGCCGGATCATCACGCGCGTCGTGCATCGCGCGGAGGCTGCGACGTGA
- a CDS encoding DedA family protein translates to MHHIALIPWLDPATIIGAAGPWALLVVCFIVFAETGLLVGFLLPGDTLLVISGLLTHTSNVFGINIWVVALLIALSAFVGGEVGYLIGHKGGPAVFERKESGLFSRKNVERTNAFFERFGGITVILARFVPIVRTFAPVAAGVGHMPWRRYSLYNFIGAVIWGFGLTMVGYLIAYIPWVRDLVTEYIDLILLAAVGGTAIITLWHYFSERHKVRKELAAGGDPVTDAVEATELTLDPEVFDRAPDLDGDGKH, encoded by the coding sequence ATGCACCACATCGCGCTCATCCCCTGGCTCGACCCGGCGACGATCATCGGCGCCGCAGGCCCTTGGGCTCTGCTCGTGGTCTGCTTCATCGTCTTCGCCGAAACAGGACTGCTCGTGGGATTCCTGCTCCCGGGCGACACGCTGCTGGTCATCTCGGGGCTGCTGACGCACACGAGCAATGTGTTCGGCATCAACATCTGGGTGGTGGCGCTGCTCATCGCCCTGTCAGCGTTCGTGGGAGGTGAAGTCGGATACCTCATCGGCCACAAGGGCGGACCGGCTGTGTTCGAGCGCAAGGAGTCGGGGCTCTTCAGCCGGAAGAACGTTGAACGCACCAACGCCTTCTTCGAGCGATTCGGCGGCATCACTGTGATCCTCGCTCGCTTCGTCCCGATCGTGCGTACCTTCGCCCCCGTTGCGGCCGGCGTCGGACATATGCCCTGGCGGCGCTACTCGCTGTACAACTTCATCGGTGCGGTCATCTGGGGCTTCGGTCTCACCATGGTCGGATACCTCATCGCCTACATTCCGTGGGTTCGAGACTTGGTGACCGAGTACATCGACCTGATCCTCCTCGCCGCCGTCGGCGGCACGGCGATCATCACGCTGTGGCACTACTTCTCGGAGCGCCACAAGGTCCGCAAGGAACTCGCCGCCGGCGGCGACCCGGTCACGGATGCCGTCGAGGCGACCGAACTGACGCTCGACCCCGAGGTCTTCGACCGCGCACCCGACCTGGACGGCGACGGCAAGCACTGA